The following are encoded together in the Pleurocapsa sp. FMAR1 genome:
- a CDS encoding ISAs1 family transposase, which produces MAKGFGETSVSLKKNSKSSSLLPALDCEQVEKKLFEHFEDLTDPRGKQGVLHPFMSIVMIALLATIGGAKGWEDIEIYGVSHEPWLSSVLHLPCGIPKADTYRRLFEKISPTAMEQSFNSWLSSVVKDLGGQVIPIDGKTVRGSYDRNGEQRALHLVSAWASKNRLFLGQVRVQQKSNEITAIPALLELLDISGCIITIDAMGTQTEIAHRIQAQGAEYVLALKKNHPTLHLEVKQWFETAQGSSFEGIKYSHDVRVESGHHRREKRKVTAVALNQMGGLYKQAQWSGLQTIVRVIRTRHLWNKTTQEVMFYLSSLPPNAQPLGKAIRQHWSIENQLHWVLDVTFGEDACRIRTGNAPENIALLKRWSINLLNQETSFKRSTRQKARRAAWTRAICSKFSLLRFPYNLTCLMPKFSCAYPDSKVE; this is translated from the coding sequence ATGGCTAAAGGTTTTGGTGAAACGTCTGTCTCTCTCAAGAAAAATAGCAAATCCTCGTCACTACTGCCAGCACTCGATTGCGAGCAAGTAGAGAAGAAACTATTCGAGCATTTTGAAGACTTAACAGACCCCAGAGGGAAGCAAGGTGTTCTTCATCCATTTATGAGTATTGTCATGATTGCTTTACTCGCTACGATTGGGGGAGCAAAAGGATGGGAGGATATCGAAATTTATGGAGTGAGCCATGAGCCTTGGTTGTCTAGTGTCTTACACCTACCTTGCGGAATTCCCAAGGCGGATACATATAGAAGGCTATTCGAGAAGATATCTCCTACTGCGATGGAGCAGAGCTTTAATAGTTGGTTGAGCAGTGTAGTGAAAGATTTGGGTGGGCAAGTCATTCCCATTGATGGAAAAACAGTTAGAGGTTCTTATGACCGTAATGGTGAACAAAGAGCATTACATCTAGTTAGTGCTTGGGCAAGCAAGAATCGTTTATTTCTCGGTCAAGTCAGAGTTCAGCAGAAAAGTAACGAAATTACTGCTATTCCAGCTCTTTTAGAACTTTTAGATATTTCTGGATGCATAATTACCATTGATGCAATGGGAACTCAGACAGAAATTGCTCATCGGATTCAGGCTCAAGGTGCAGAATATGTGCTGGCACTGAAAAAGAATCATCCTACCTTGCACCTTGAGGTAAAGCAATGGTTTGAAACCGCCCAAGGGTCTAGCTTTGAAGGCATTAAATACAGTCATGATGTCCGCGTCGAATCGGGACACCACCGTCGTGAAAAACGGAAGGTCACAGCCGTGGCACTCAATCAAATGGGGGGTTTATATAAACAAGCTCAATGGTCTGGTTTACAAACTATAGTTCGAGTTATACGCACACGCCATCTCTGGAATAAGACGACCCAAGAGGTGATGTTCTATCTCAGTTCTTTGCCACCTAACGCTCAACCATTAGGTAAAGCTATCCGACAGCATTGGTCGATAGAAAATCAACTACACTGGGTATTAGACGTGACGTTTGGGGAAGATGCCTGTCGCATCCGTACAGGTAATGCTCCTGAAAACATTGCTTTACTAAAGCGATGGAGTATTAATCTACTTAATCAAGAAACGAGTTTCAAGCGCAGCACTCGTCAGAAAGCGAGGCGAGCAGCATGGACAAGGGCTATTTGCTCAAAGTTCTCGCTGCTTCGATTCCCTTACAATCTAACCTGTCTGATGCCTAAATTTTCTTGCGCTTACCCTGACTCTAAAGTTGAATAA
- a CDS encoding GNAT family N-acetyltransferase: MVFCPSLQHVLTSLGHFIPFKGAKGFEILEFFVSHKYQKQGIGSKLLHRLEYELKANGYNFITLLTAKDSEAESFYLHKDYQINEKLELLNKEF, encoded by the coding sequence CTGGTATTTTGTCCATCATTACAACACGTCCTTACATCTTTAGGACATTTTATTCCTTTTAAAGGTGCAAAAGGATTTGAAATACTAGAATTTTTCGTTTCTCATAAATATCAAAAACAAGGCATTGGCTCTAAATTACTTCATAGACTTGAGTATGAATTAAAAGCAAATGGCTACAATTTCATTACGTTACTGACAGCTAAAGATAGCGAAGCAGAATCTTTTTATTTGCATAAAGACTATCAAATAAACGAAAAATTAGAGTTACTTAATAAAGAGTTTTGA
- a CDS encoding tyrosine-type recombinase/integrase, with protein sequence MIQAAKKSGRHRVRDEAIILLMFRHGLRTAELVALKWTQIDLAGGYIEVHRVKHGHDSIYPLRSPELRALRQIQRDYTGTSYVFVCGRKAPLSTRSIRHIVARAGELAGIAFKVHPHQLRHACGYYLAAQGHDTRAIQDYLGHKNIHRRTLFVPC encoded by the coding sequence ATGATTCAGGCCGCTAAAAAATCAGGTCGTCATCGCGTGAGGGATGAGGCAATCATTCTACTGATGTTCCGTCACGGACTCAGAACTGCTGAATTAGTAGCTCTCAAATGGACACAAATAGATTTAGCTGGTGGTTACATTGAGGTACATCGGGTGAAACATGGTCATGATAGTATTTATCCCTTACGCTCTCCCGAATTGAGAGCCTTACGCCAAATCCAAAGAGATTATACTGGTACGAGCTATGTTTTTGTCTGCGGACGCAAAGCTCCTCTTTCAACTCGCTCAATCCGCCACATTGTAGCTAGAGCAGGGGAACTAGCAGGTATTGCCTTTAAGGTTCATCCCCATCAACTGCGCCATGCGTGCGGATACTATTTAGCTGCTCAAGGTCATGATACGAGAGCGATTCAGGATTACTTAGGTCATAAAAACATTCACCGACGAACTCTGTTCGTCCCATGCTGA
- the ltrA gene encoding group II intron reverse transcriptase/maturase, whose product MSKTDSNQNTVEWKQLDWRKIQKAVWKLQKRIYRAYINGDVKQGRRLQKTLIKSYYNRLLSVRLVTQDNSGKKTAGVDQVKSLTPKQRFQLANGLKLEDKSQPIRRVWIPKPGRNEKRPLGIPVMRDRATQALVKAALEPEWESRFENNSYGFRPGRSAHDAVEAIFNQIRYKSKFVLDADIAKCFDRINHHHLLAKLNTFPTIRRQIRAWLRADICDFEKNQKTPNRQGTPQGGVISPLLSNIALHGMENRIKQIKGASLIRYADDFVIFYKNLDTLKVCQNVISEWLSHYDLELKFSKTKVVHTQLELDKHQPGFDFLGFNIRQYKVGKYQSGKNGQGKLLGFKTIIRPSSDSVRRHYEKLSLKIGRLKAAPQEKIISELNPIIRGWCNYYRTVCSQETYSKVGHLTHKRLRRWADRRHPNKSKYWVGDKYWVTIGEDNWVFGKEYKDDFITLERHTKTAIVRHVKVRGNKTPYDGDTIYWAKRKGSHPELKPSTAKLLKKQMGLCNWCNLNFLDGDLIETDHIIPKKAGGSNSRDNLQLLHKHCHDAKTYSDQLVIKLHQAKKSGEKTQKWFNNLDWLWVNDIPTLL is encoded by the coding sequence ATGTCTAAAACAGATTCAAATCAGAATACTGTGGAATGGAAACAGCTTGATTGGCGTAAAATCCAGAAGGCTGTTTGGAAGTTGCAAAAGAGAATCTACCGAGCCTACATCAATGGTGATGTCAAACAAGGAAGAAGGCTACAAAAAACCCTCATCAAATCCTATTACAACCGACTTTTATCCGTAAGACTGGTCACACAGGATAATTCAGGAAAGAAAACTGCGGGAGTGGATCAGGTGAAATCCTTGACCCCAAAGCAGCGATTTCAACTCGCAAACGGTTTAAAACTAGAGGATAAATCCCAACCCATTAGAAGAGTTTGGATTCCCAAGCCTGGAAGAAACGAAAAGCGACCTCTAGGTATTCCTGTGATGCGCGACAGAGCAACACAAGCTTTAGTTAAAGCTGCTCTAGAACCAGAATGGGAGTCAAGATTTGAAAATAATTCTTATGGCTTTCGACCTGGAAGAAGCGCACATGACGCTGTGGAAGCCATCTTCAACCAGATTAGATATAAATCAAAATTTGTGTTGGATGCAGATATAGCGAAATGTTTTGACCGAATTAACCACCATCACCTCCTAGCCAAGCTCAATACATTTCCTACCATTAGGAGACAAATCCGAGCCTGGTTGAGAGCCGACATTTGTGACTTTGAGAAGAATCAAAAGACTCCAAACCGTCAGGGAACGCCACAGGGAGGCGTAATTTCCCCGCTTTTAAGCAATATAGCCCTACACGGAATGGAAAATAGGATTAAACAAATTAAGGGTGCATCTTTAATCAGATATGCTGACGATTTCGTAATCTTTTATAAAAATTTGGATACTCTCAAGGTTTGTCAAAATGTCATAAGTGAATGGTTATCCCACTACGACCTTGAATTAAAATTTAGCAAAACCAAAGTTGTTCACACTCAACTTGAACTGGATAAACATCAACCAGGATTCGATTTTCTGGGATTCAATATACGCCAATATAAAGTTGGCAAATACCAGTCAGGGAAGAACGGACAGGGTAAATTATTGGGGTTCAAAACAATTATAAGACCATCATCCGATAGTGTTAGGAGGCACTATGAAAAACTTTCCCTTAAAATCGGAAGGTTAAAAGCTGCACCCCAAGAAAAAATCATCAGTGAGTTGAATCCGATTATTAGAGGATGGTGTAACTATTACAGAACAGTGTGTAGTCAAGAAACTTACTCAAAAGTTGGTCATTTAACTCACAAAAGGCTACGTAGATGGGCGGATAGAAGACATCCCAACAAAAGTAAATACTGGGTGGGAGATAAATACTGGGTAACTATAGGAGAAGATAATTGGGTTTTTGGTAAGGAATATAAGGATGATTTTATTACCTTAGAAAGACATACTAAAACAGCAATTGTACGCCATGTCAAAGTTAGAGGAAATAAAACCCCCTATGACGGAGACACCATTTACTGGGCAAAAAGAAAGGGTTCGCATCCTGAATTGAAGCCTTCAACAGCTAAATTGTTGAAAAAACAAATGGGTTTATGTAATTGGTGTAATCTTAACTTCCTTGATGGAGATTTGATAGAAACTGACCATATCATCCCCAAAAAGGCGGGTGGTAGCAATAGTAGAGATAATCTCCAGCTACTACACAAACATTGCCATGATGCCAAAACGTACAGTGACCAATTGGTTATAAAGCTCCATCAAGCGAAAAAGTCAGGAGAGAAGACTCAAAAATGGTTCAATAACTTGGACTGGCTATGGGTCAACGATATTCCTACCTTACTGTAA
- a CDS encoding DUF2949 domain-containing protein yields MKPAMYKNFVKFLKEELSLSTDSINIVQRAVEDQPAPIPMILWQYGLVTLEELDRIYDWLYSKTKFDIS; encoded by the coding sequence ATGAAACCAGCCATGTACAAGAATTTTGTTAAGTTTTTGAAAGAAGAATTATCTCTTTCTACCGATTCTATTAATATTGTCCAACGTGCTGTGGAAGATCAGCCGGCGCCTATTCCCATGATTTTGTGGCAGTATGGTTTAGTTACCTTAGAAGAGCTAGACCGTATTTATGATTGGCTGTACAGCAAAACTAAATTTGATATCAGCTAA
- a CDS encoding DUF192 domain-containing protein gives MIKLKISLVFLILLSGCSSLANTQKTIANASEEIQQGQMLPITAAAEMAGKTIQLEVAQTPEQQAIGLMYRESLADDRGMLFPFAQERLASFWMKNVSISLDMIFLNGNQIVSIAADVPPCKAEPCPIYGPGALVNKVIELRGGRAKELGIKAGDKITIRKSDS, from the coding sequence ATGATTAAACTAAAAATTAGCCTTGTATTCTTGATTTTATTATCTGGTTGTTCTTCCTTGGCTAATACCCAAAAAACTATTGCCAATGCCTCAGAGGAGATTCAACAAGGACAGATGTTACCTATTACTGCTGCTGCTGAGATGGCAGGAAAAACTATTCAATTAGAGGTCGCCCAAACTCCAGAACAACAGGCTATAGGCTTAATGTATCGCGAGTCTTTAGCTGATGATCGGGGAATGTTATTTCCTTTTGCCCAAGAGCGACTAGCCAGCTTTTGGATGAAAAATGTATCTATATCTTTAGATATGATTTTCTTAAATGGCAACCAGATTGTGAGCATTGCTGCTGATGTACCTCCTTGCAAAGCTGAACCATGCCCTATATACGGACCTGGTGCTTTGGTAAATAAAGTAATTGAATTGAGAGGCGGAAGAGCCAAAGAGCTAGGAATCAAGGCAGGGGATAAGATAACGATTCGCAAATCTGATTCTTGA
- a CDS encoding IS1 family transposase (programmed frameshift), which produces MPVDLPSCPSCNSEQIVKNGHIHNGKQNYKCRDCGRQYVENPQNKMIDQPTKNLIDKLLLEKIPLAGIARVTEVSEPWLQSYVNAKYESVSQQVKVKNKKKGKLTIQCDEMWSFVGNKANKQWIWLALAAKTKEIVGVHIGDRRRHGARKLWQSLPSVYRQCAVCYSDFWEAYEQVIPSKRHQAVGKERKTNYIERFNCTMRQRVSRLVRKTLSFSKKIENQIGAIWYFVHHYNTSLHL; this is translated from the exons ATGCCAGTAGATTTGCCATCTTGTCCATCATGTAATTCAGAACAAATTGTTAAAAACGGTCACATTCACAATGGCAAGCAAAATTATAAATGTCGCGACTGTGGTAGACAATATGTGGAAAATCCACAGAATAAAATGATCGACCAACCAACCAAAAACTTGATTGACAAATTACTCTTAGAGAAGATTCCTTTAGCTGGAATTGCCCGAGTTACAGAAGTTTCAGAACCTTGGTTACAGAGTTATGTCAATGCTAAATACGAATCAGTTTCTCAGCAAGTTAAAGTGA AGAACAAAAAAAAAGGAAAATTAACGATTCAGTGTGATGAAATGTGGTCATTTGTCGGTAATAAAGCCAATAAACAATGGATTTGGTTGGCTTTGGCTGCAAAAACTAAAGAAATAGTCGGGGTTCATATCGGCGATCGCCGTCGTCATGGAGCGAGAAAGCTATGGCAATCTTTGCCCTCAGTCTATCGACAGTGTGCCGTTTGTTATAGTGACTTCTGGGAAGCCTATGAACAGGTAATTCCTTCAAAACGCCATCAAGCGGTGGGGAAAGAGAGAAAAACCAATTACATAGAACGATTTAATTGCACAATGCGACAAAGAGTTTCTCGATTAGTCAGGAAGACTCTATCGTTCTCTAAGAAAATCGAAAATCAGATCGGGGCAATCTGGTATTTTGTCCATCATTACAACACGTCCTTACATCTTTAG
- a CDS encoding competence protein CoiA family protein, which translates to MWLQYALGKDNNLVSVHDCPRGRSEIRCPYCQGELTAKKGKVKAHHFAHINETCNRVSFSTSEWKHPAMRGVASSDALGAQPCVGKPDRFLASKSPELPLYDRFDLGVEPKILKILIDIWEKKTNKNPSLNIRGRGEHLEELGVVNYNSYRNNGRGSYEFSKLGLLAVGGLSLMLFNQVQDSLIIAKLDEIEENLLDQKDFLPESGKPAYGTSIETEKQILQEITIDYQIYLLTLRRILSNSLYFLEIKADGEIYHKIGITTRDIAARILEIKQDLGKHFSTVSIKGLGFWLHRGNVEYYFKYR; encoded by the coding sequence ATGTGGTTACAATACGCTTTAGGCAAAGATAATAATTTAGTTTCAGTTCATGACTGCCCAAGAGGTAGAAGCGAGATTAGATGTCCCTACTGCCAAGGTGAATTAACAGCAAAGAAGGGTAAAGTCAAAGCACATCACTTTGCCCATATAAATGAAACTTGTAATCGCGTTTCATTTTCAACAAGCGAGTGGAAGCACCCCGCAATGCGGGGAGTCGCGTCAAGCGACGCTCTGGGCGCACAGCCCTGCGTCGGGAAACCCGACCGTTTCCTCGCTTCAAAATCGCCCGAACTACCTTTATACGATCGCTTTGACTTAGGAGTCGAACCCAAAATTCTCAAGATATTGATTGATATTTGGGAGAAAAAAACTAACAAAAATCCGTCGCTCAATATTAGAGGAAGAGGTGAGCATTTAGAAGAACTGGGCGTTGTAAACTACAATAGTTATCGCAATAATGGTAGGGGTAGTTACGAATTTTCCAAGCTAGGATTATTAGCAGTTGGAGGTTTGTCTTTGATGTTATTCAATCAGGTTCAAGATTCGCTAATAATCGCCAAACTGGATGAGATTGAAGAAAACCTGTTAGATCAAAAAGATTTTTTACCTGAATCGGGTAAGCCAGCTTACGGCACTTCAATTGAGACAGAGAAGCAAATACTTCAGGAAATAACTATAGATTATCAAATTTATTTGCTTACACTACGGCGAATTTTGAGCAATAGCCTATATTTTCTAGAGATTAAAGCCGATGGTGAAATTTATCATAAGATTGGCATAACTACTAGAGATATAGCAGCGCGAATATTGGAAATTAAGCAGGACTTAGGCAAACATTTTAGCACTGTATCAATTAAAGGGTTGGGATTCTGGTTGCATCGAGGCAACGTAGAATATTATTTTAAATATCGCTAG
- the nblR gene encoding response regulator transcription factor NblR, whose translation MTTNIDPSLILLLTDSTFAQAASQDIQAVGYSVVVEKVTKGWSKLSQYKPAMVIFDQVFTGQLGLDLCRQLRNAQERIPVLMLVEQETVAERVACLEAGADDYLLKPYQRDKLLEQINLYLQPEVNSSNQLRFGELVLDLSTRQVVRSDRLIDLTMKEFELLKYLMSNPQQVMTREEIIENVWGYNYRGESNVIEVYIRYLRLKIESQNHKRLIQTVRGIGYVLREF comes from the coding sequence ATGACTACTAATATAGATCCATCGTTAATTCTCCTACTTACCGACAGTACTTTTGCTCAGGCAGCTAGTCAGGATATTCAAGCTGTTGGTTATTCTGTCGTTGTTGAAAAGGTCACTAAAGGATGGTCAAAGCTGAGTCAGTACAAACCAGCTATGGTCATTTTTGATCAGGTTTTTACAGGACAACTAGGACTCGATTTGTGTCGTCAATTAAGAAATGCCCAAGAGCGAATACCTGTCTTGATGTTAGTCGAACAAGAAACCGTTGCCGAAAGAGTAGCTTGTTTAGAGGCTGGAGCAGATGATTACTTGCTCAAACCCTATCAACGAGACAAACTGTTAGAGCAGATTAATCTTTATCTCCAGCCAGAAGTTAATAGCTCTAACCAGTTGAGGTTTGGAGAATTAGTCTTGGATTTGAGTACTCGTCAGGTAGTTAGAAGCGATAGACTGATTGATTTAACCATGAAAGAGTTTGAACTACTCAAATACCTAATGTCAAATCCTCAGCAGGTGATGACCAGAGAAGAAATAATTGAAAACGTTTGGGGATACAATTATCGCGGAGAATCTAACGTCATTGAAGTGTATATTCGCTATTTACGACTTAAAATAGAAAGCCAAAACCATAAAAGATTAATCCAAACAGTCAGAGGTATTGGTTATGTTTTGCGAGAGTTTTAA
- a CDS encoding NAD(+) kinase — MPKPKAGIVYNDIKPVACKIASEIEEKLTAAGWDVRMTTGVGGILEYSTPGDPVCHTKIEQLTPSNFDRDVKFAVVLGGDGTVLSACRQLAPCGIPLLTVNTGHMGFLTETFLSHLDEAIEKLLAQDYKIEERSMLTVRVFRNNALLWEALSLNEMVLHREPLTSMCHFEIQIGEHAPVDVAADGIIISTPTGSTAYSLSAGGPVVTPEVPVLQLAPICPHSLASRALVFSDREPVKIFPATANRMVMVVDGNGGCYILPDDRIQIEKSVYPARFIRLQSPEFFRVLREKLGWGLPHIAKPTSVELP, encoded by the coding sequence GTGCCAAAGCCAAAAGCCGGCATTGTTTATAACGATATCAAGCCAGTAGCTTGCAAAATTGCCTCGGAAATAGAAGAAAAACTCACTGCTGCTGGCTGGGATGTACGTATGACCACAGGAGTAGGAGGCATACTGGAGTATTCAACTCCAGGTGATCCTGTCTGTCATACTAAAATTGAGCAATTGACCCCATCTAACTTTGATCGAGATGTCAAATTTGCTGTAGTCTTAGGTGGAGATGGCACAGTCTTGTCTGCCTGTAGGCAGCTTGCACCCTGTGGAATACCTTTGCTAACTGTAAATACAGGTCACATGGGTTTTCTGACCGAAACCTTTCTTAGTCATTTAGACGAAGCCATAGAAAAGCTTTTAGCTCAAGACTACAAGATAGAGGAGCGTTCTATGCTTACGGTCAGAGTATTTCGTAATAATGCTTTATTATGGGAAGCATTAAGCCTTAACGAGATGGTTTTGCATCGAGAACCACTTACTAGTATGTGCCATTTTGAAATACAAATTGGTGAACACGCACCAGTAGATGTAGCAGCAGACGGCATTATAATTTCTACTCCTACAGGCTCTACCGCCTATTCCTTGAGTGCAGGAGGACCTGTAGTCACTCCTGAAGTTCCTGTATTGCAGCTTGCGCCAATTTGCCCTCATTCCCTGGCTTCTAGAGCATTGGTATTTAGCGATCGCGAACCTGTTAAAATATTTCCTGCCACTGCTAATCGGATGGTAATGGTGGTGGATGGTAACGGTGGATGCTATATTTTGCCTGACGATCGTATTCAAATCGAAAAATCAGTTTATCCTGCTCGTTTTATTCGTCTCCAATCCCCTGAGTTTTTCCGTGTCCTGAGAGAGAAGCTAGGTTGGGGACTGCCCCATATTGCCAAACCAACTTCGGTTGAGCTTCCTTAA